A single genomic interval of Chloracidobacterium validum harbors:
- a CDS encoding tetratricopeptide repeat protein: MVTIQLTAACLSIKWLGRLLATSALGLLLPSQSIAFAQIGRSDTPPPSSSPAASPSSGTAAGKRLPPRRPPTVKTPTGVMMPLGRSPEFYFEEGSELFNKEDFVSARMFFEQGGKVARPKSELADALNRRSEVTSHMVLGIQFEQQGSFSEALSEYDKVLALEPSNFLAKKHAGRALKALGTTAMANQDWAAAIAALDRSRELAPDSATDDALVSALLGLAQQQSDLSQAQEIYQRILSIAPSNSEARNGLRRTEAVTRIRRAETAFQAGRYNEARSEYEAALSLDPSNADAVAGKAKAEAYLTRLSADAAYNQRDFRTAYAHYQKFKTFAPNDPQVTARLDELSVRLEPALPLRGSLTYKFKTASPFRIRLQRDQVTSALLDSEQPIEPEVKLQGRLPAQDALFRLGKSSPNVTVRITMMPSAANDYTAELVATPKNPRSEDITVVAEWTLPTKGLLQWTKQLQPGLYRVYWQGPYFEVFDPAGVCIESGVQSRLPRQPLVVKVKPVKGVTFQIAEQPKPENNFTFALNLAVTTPTNLLLDLSWAVGGK, encoded by the coding sequence ATGGTTACCATTCAGCTTACTGCCGCGTGTTTATCCATCAAGTGGCTTGGTCGGCTATTGGCAACGAGTGCATTGGGGCTGCTCCTGCCTTCCCAAAGCATAGCCTTCGCACAGATCGGACGCTCCGATACACCACCCCCTTCCTCATCGCCAGCAGCGTCCCCATCGTCTGGGACGGCGGCTGGCAAGCGGCTGCCACCGCGCCGCCCACCAACGGTCAAGACGCCAACGGGTGTGATGATGCCTTTGGGACGGTCCCCCGAATTTTACTTCGAGGAAGGTAGCGAACTTTTCAATAAAGAAGACTTTGTTTCCGCGCGCATGTTCTTCGAGCAGGGCGGAAAGGTGGCGCGTCCCAAGAGTGAGCTAGCAGATGCATTGAACCGGCGGTCTGAAGTGACCAGCCACATGGTGCTCGGGATACAGTTCGAGCAACAGGGAAGCTTCAGTGAAGCACTATCGGAATACGACAAGGTCTTGGCTTTAGAGCCATCTAATTTCCTGGCTAAAAAGCATGCCGGGCGGGCGCTCAAAGCGCTTGGGACGACAGCGATGGCAAACCAAGACTGGGCAGCAGCGATTGCCGCCTTAGACCGCTCGCGCGAGCTTGCGCCTGATTCGGCGACCGATGACGCACTGGTCTCGGCTTTACTTGGGCTGGCTCAACAGCAAAGCGATCTGTCTCAAGCCCAGGAAATCTACCAGCGCATTCTATCCATTGCGCCAAGCAACAGTGAGGCACGCAATGGGCTGCGCCGTACTGAGGCGGTGACTCGGATACGCCGGGCAGAAACGGCGTTCCAAGCCGGACGCTATAACGAAGCGCGGAGTGAGTACGAAGCAGCACTCAGCTTAGATCCGAGTAATGCTGACGCAGTGGCCGGCAAAGCAAAGGCAGAAGCTTACCTGACCCGCCTGTCCGCCGATGCTGCCTACAATCAGCGCGACTTCCGCACTGCCTACGCTCACTATCAGAAATTCAAAACGTTTGCGCCTAACGATCCGCAGGTGACAGCCCGCCTGGATGAGTTGTCAGTACGCCTAGAGCCGGCATTGCCCTTACGCGGTAGCCTAACCTACAAGTTCAAAACGGCGAGTCCATTTCGGATTCGCTTACAGCGCGATCAAGTAACAAGTGCGCTTCTCGACAGTGAGCAGCCGATCGAACCAGAAGTGAAACTTCAAGGCCGGCTTCCAGCGCAAGATGCTCTGTTCCGCCTTGGCAAGTCATCACCCAATGTCACGGTCCGTATCACCATGATGCCATCAGCAGCCAATGACTACACGGCTGAACTGGTTGCCACGCCCAAGAATCCACGCTCCGAAGACATCACGGTGGTTGCAGAATGGACACTCCCCACCAAGGGCCTGCTTCAGTGGACAAAACAGCTCCAACCGGGCCTTTATCGGGTTTACTGGCAGGGTCCTTATTTCGAAGTCTTCGATCCTGCGGGCGTGTGTATTGAATCGGGCGTCCAATCTCGGCTTCCCCGACAACCCTTGGTGGTCAAGGTCAAGCCGGTCAAGGGTGTGACCTTCCAAATCGCTGAACAACCCAAACCGGAAAACAACTTTACCTTCGCCCTTAACCTGGCCGTCACCACCCCAACCAACCTGTTACTTGATTTGAGCTGGGCGGTTGGGGGCAAGTAG
- a CDS encoding ABC transporter permease: MSDPLLLLLSLFGSTLRLSTPLILAALGGLYAERSGVINMALEGIMLAGAFTAATVTALVGNPWLGLLAGLGAGLMVAALHAFCCITCRADQVVTGTAINILMLGIPPLVSGALFESTGSTPALAKTQTLPTLPIVAALVAVPATMFILFKTPFGLRLRAVGETPEAVATAGISVNWLRWQGVLISGLLAGLGGVYLSIGQNSLYTRNMTAGRGYIALAALIFGNWLPFRVLVACLLFGFMDAVQIRLQGTASLPTQFIQVIPYIFTMVVLAGFIGKAVPPRALGTPYIKGRR; encoded by the coding sequence GTGTCTGACCCTCTACTCCTTCTCCTTTCACTTTTTGGCTCGACGCTCCGCCTTTCAACTCCTTTGATTCTTGCTGCCTTGGGTGGGCTGTATGCCGAGCGGAGTGGCGTCATCAACATGGCGCTGGAAGGCATCATGCTGGCCGGGGCGTTCACAGCAGCGACGGTGACAGCTCTCGTTGGAAATCCCTGGCTGGGTTTGCTGGCGGGACTCGGAGCCGGGCTCATGGTGGCAGCGCTCCATGCGTTTTGCTGTATCACCTGCCGCGCGGATCAAGTAGTAACCGGAACGGCTATCAACATTTTGATGCTGGGGATTCCGCCGTTGGTTTCGGGAGCGCTGTTTGAGTCCACCGGTTCGACGCCGGCGCTGGCCAAAACCCAGACGCTCCCGACCCTGCCAATCGTTGCGGCGCTGGTTGCCGTTCCGGCGACGATGTTCATACTGTTCAAGACACCCTTTGGGTTACGTCTCCGGGCAGTCGGCGAAACGCCGGAGGCAGTGGCCACGGCTGGGATTAGCGTGAACTGGCTGCGCTGGCAAGGGGTCCTAATTTCAGGCCTGCTAGCCGGGCTTGGTGGCGTTTATCTCTCGATCGGGCAAAACTCACTCTACACACGCAACATGACAGCCGGACGCGGCTACATTGCCTTGGCAGCACTCATCTTTGGCAATTGGCTTCCCTTCCGGGTGCTGGTGGCGTGCTTGCTCTTTGGTTTCATGGATGCGGTGCAGATTCGCCTCCAAGGGACGGCTTCCCTGCCCACGCAGTTCATCCAGGTCATTCCATATATTTTTACGATGGTGGTTTTAGCTGGCTTCATCGGCAAGGCTGTGCCGCCGCGGGCGCTGGGAACGCCCTACATCAAAGGGCGCCGCTAG
- a CDS encoding ketopantoate reductase family protein: protein MTIERYIVYGAGAVGSVVGGLLYRAGRKVCLMARPSHVSAIADRGLRLETPTEVFTLDVPAESSVTRLKPSPGDAILLSVKATQTAAAAAELAAHFPADTPVFCLQNGVANEPVVATSFANVYPVLVLFNAVLPEPGRVILTITDFLAVGRFPAGTDALTAQVAADLTVAGLPTREHPDAMAVKWGKLIGNLNNALLAVTDCYWQKAFADPAMLAMMRAIMDEGLRVLAAAGISPADVTGRFDIRAQVEAFAARRLEFSDTPPEQRGYPSMWQDLHFRRPETEVDYLNGEIVRLGQQYGVPTPINRALMAAVAESIQTRQGVGQFPLERLQARIAQGETAS, encoded by the coding sequence ATGACCATTGAGCGTTACATTGTATATGGCGCGGGTGCCGTGGGCAGCGTCGTCGGTGGGTTGCTCTACCGTGCCGGCCGCAAGGTTTGCCTGATGGCTCGTCCGTCTCATGTCTCCGCCATTGCCGACCGGGGATTGCGACTCGAAACGCCAACGGAAGTCTTCACCCTTGACGTGCCGGCCGAATCGAGCGTGACGAGGCTCAAGCCAAGCCCAGGCGATGCCATCCTGCTGAGTGTCAAAGCCACCCAGACGGCAGCGGCCGCTGCCGAACTTGCCGCCCATTTCCCGGCGGACACCCCGGTGTTCTGCCTGCAAAACGGTGTGGCCAACGAGCCGGTCGTCGCCACGTCTTTTGCCAATGTGTATCCGGTGCTCGTTCTTTTCAACGCCGTACTGCCTGAACCGGGGCGCGTGATCCTGACCATCACCGACTTTCTGGCCGTAGGCCGCTTTCCGGCGGGAACGGACGCCCTCACTGCTCAGGTCGCGGCCGATCTCACCGTGGCTGGACTCCCCACCCGGGAGCATCCCGACGCCATGGCGGTCAAGTGGGGCAAGCTCATTGGCAATCTCAACAACGCCTTGTTGGCGGTGACGGATTGCTACTGGCAGAAGGCTTTTGCCGATCCAGCCATGCTGGCGATGATGCGGGCTATCATGGACGAAGGGTTGCGCGTGTTGGCTGCGGCCGGCATTTCTCCGGCCGATGTCACCGGTCGCTTCGATATTCGCGCTCAAGTCGAGGCCTTTGCGGCGCGCCGCCTCGAGTTTTCCGACACGCCGCCTGAGCAGCGCGGCTACCCTTCGATGTGGCAGGACCTTCACTTCCGCCGTCCAGAAACGGAAGTTGACTACCTCAATGGCGAGATCGTCCGCCTCGGTCAGCAGTATGGGGTTCCAACCCCAATCAACCGCGCCCTCATGGCGGCAGTTGCCGAGTCCATCCAAACCCGACAGGGCGTCGGACAGTTTCCTCTCGAGCGACTGCAAGCGCGCATTGCCCAGGGTGAAACGGCTTCCTAG
- a CDS encoding lycopene cyclase domain-containing protein, which produces MKTNYLFHLLGWMLPIVILQWVIGWRILTRNARAVFVPVIAVGLYFIVADSLAIAEGIWLFDANQILGIHLGIVPLEEVIFFFLTSLLVSQSLVLFLPKELRA; this is translated from the coding sequence ATGAAAACCAACTACCTGTTTCACTTATTGGGGTGGATGCTCCCTATCGTCATTCTCCAGTGGGTCATTGGTTGGCGGATTCTGACGCGCAACGCGCGCGCCGTCTTTGTTCCGGTGATTGCCGTCGGACTGTATTTCATCGTCGCCGACTCACTGGCCATTGCCGAGGGAATCTGGTTGTTTGATGCCAATCAGATTCTGGGTATTCACCTTGGTATCGTTCCACTCGAAGAAGTTATTTTCTTTTTTCTAACCAGCCTGCTGGTCTCCCAAAGCCTGGTCTTGTTCCTTCCCAAAGAACTACGCGCATGA
- a CDS encoding lycopene cyclase domain-containing protein — protein MTYLQFHLYFSLPLLLVTAWLARGKFSRAHARWLGLVCLIVFVFTTPWDNHAVKLGIWDFPEDKILFRIWRLPIEEYGFFFLQTISVGFLTVALLRPRQTPDSKEGPA, from the coding sequence ATGACGTACTTGCAGTTTCACCTCTACTTCAGCCTGCCACTGCTCCTCGTGACGGCTTGGCTGGCGCGTGGCAAGTTTTCCCGCGCTCACGCGCGCTGGCTTGGGCTGGTCTGTCTCATTGTCTTTGTCTTCACGACCCCGTGGGACAATCATGCCGTCAAGCTTGGCATCTGGGATTTCCCGGAAGACAAAATTTTGTTCCGTATTTGGCGGCTTCCGATTGAGGAATATGGCTTTTTCTTCCTGCAAACCATCAGTGTCGGGTTTTTGACGGTCGCCCTGCTGCGGCCGCGCCAAACGCCGGACTCCAAGGAAGGGCCGGCATGA
- a CDS encoding ABC transporter ATP-binding protein translates to MFVETTSITADAIPPIVHTPPVIQTKDVWKTYRMGEEIIHALHGVSFTIQRNEYIAIVGPSGSGKSTLMNLIGCLDTPTKGEYWLNGKLVSSMDDDELAQVRNQEIGFVFQTFNLLPRATALHNVELPLIYSGVPSAERLRRAKRALEQVDLAHRMHHRPNELSGGQRQRVAIARALVNNPSIILADEPTGNLDSATSREIMGLLDVLHERGNTIIVVTHEPDIAAHAHRVLTIRDGQIATDMLNPNRRHALGSDASAT, encoded by the coding sequence ATGTTTGTTGAGACCACATCAATCACGGCAGACGCCATCCCCCCAATCGTTCACACCCCGCCGGTCATCCAGACCAAAGATGTGTGGAAGACGTATCGGATGGGAGAGGAAATCATCCACGCGCTACACGGCGTGAGCTTCACGATTCAGCGGAATGAGTACATTGCCATCGTTGGGCCGTCCGGGTCGGGAAAGTCCACGCTGATGAACCTCATCGGCTGTCTCGACACGCCGACCAAGGGCGAATACTGGCTCAACGGCAAGCTGGTGTCGTCCATGGATGACGATGAACTTGCCCAGGTTCGCAATCAGGAAATTGGCTTTGTCTTCCAGACCTTCAACTTGCTGCCGCGCGCTACCGCCCTTCATAACGTGGAACTGCCACTGATCTACAGCGGCGTACCTTCGGCGGAGCGACTGCGGCGGGCCAAGCGGGCGCTGGAGCAGGTTGACTTGGCGCACCGGATGCACCACCGCCCAAATGAACTCTCCGGTGGGCAGCGTCAGCGGGTTGCCATTGCGCGCGCACTGGTCAATAACCCATCCATCATTCTGGCGGACGAGCCGACCGGAAACCTCGATTCGGCGACGAGTCGGGAGATCATGGGGTTGCTGGATGTGCTGCACGAACGCGGCAACACCATCATTGTCGTCACCCATGAGCCTGACATCGCCGCGCATGCCCATCGCGTGCTGACGATTCGGGACGGACAAATCGCGACGGATATGCTCAACCCCAACCGCCGTCACGCATTAGGCAGCGATGCCTCCGCGACCTGA
- a CDS encoding HlyD family secretion protein: MALSRTKKLLIVGGATLLVVSIMAASLLTRRTDAISVQIEQVKRRELLEAKVSASGEVRPAALYNLTAEVPGRVTDIFVKEGDVVRKGQPLVKVDPTQQLTSQQSAEANYRAAEQDARATETQVLSARNLVTQNKAQLIAAETDLSRLKAQLDLQKIQLRRTTELLEAGVVSRADFDTAQANYEVAKAAYDAQVIQIERLKQVVQDAEIGVQRAEESSKSAWQRVKASRAQLVNSQYFLDQTIRKSPIDGVVSSLPVRVGEFAVANLNTTALMTIADMSEINIEVQVDETDIANVRIGQPAKVKVDSLGDTEIPGQVAEVGQSAVTRSGQTIAANATSQEAKNFKVKIRLNPSEKDRARLRPGMSATAVITTDTRRDVLVIPLQALVSRDPADVSTAPTPSTPPPAAGSDTEKKPAKRAEVSGVFVEEGGKAKFVPVTTGILGETDIEIVNGLSEGQNIVVGPYRLLRTLKPGATITRDAQTGNVDKAKG, encoded by the coding sequence ATGGCGCTTAGTCGAACCAAAAAGTTGCTGATTGTCGGCGGAGCAACCCTGCTTGTCGTCAGTATCATGGCTGCCAGTCTGCTGACCCGCCGCACCGATGCCATTAGCGTGCAGATTGAACAAGTCAAGCGGCGCGAACTTCTCGAAGCCAAAGTGTCGGCTTCGGGCGAAGTTCGACCGGCTGCACTGTACAACCTCACGGCCGAAGTTCCTGGGCGTGTCACCGATATTTTCGTCAAGGAAGGGGATGTCGTGCGCAAGGGGCAACCTCTGGTCAAGGTGGACCCCACCCAGCAACTGACCTCTCAGCAGAGCGCCGAGGCCAACTACCGAGCCGCCGAGCAGGATGCGCGCGCCACGGAGACCCAAGTCCTCAGTGCCCGTAACTTGGTCACGCAGAACAAGGCCCAGCTCATTGCGGCGGAAACCGACCTCAGTCGGCTCAAGGCGCAGCTCGATTTACAAAAAATCCAGCTCCGCCGCACCACCGAGCTGCTTGAAGCCGGTGTAGTGTCACGGGCCGACTTCGATACCGCCCAGGCCAACTATGAGGTTGCCAAAGCCGCTTACGATGCGCAGGTGATTCAGATTGAGCGGCTCAAGCAGGTGGTCCAGGACGCCGAAATTGGCGTTCAACGAGCTGAGGAGTCGAGCAAGTCGGCCTGGCAGCGGGTCAAGGCATCGCGCGCGCAGTTGGTCAACTCCCAGTATTTTCTCGATCAAACCATTCGGAAGTCTCCGATTGACGGCGTGGTGTCAAGCTTGCCCGTGCGCGTCGGTGAGTTCGCCGTTGCCAATCTCAATACCACGGCGCTGATGACCATTGCTGACATGTCAGAAATCAACATCGAGGTCCAGGTTGATGAAACCGATATTGCCAACGTCCGCATTGGACAGCCGGCCAAGGTCAAGGTGGATTCACTCGGTGACACGGAGATTCCCGGCCAGGTTGCCGAAGTCGGTCAAAGCGCTGTGACCCGATCTGGGCAAACCATTGCCGCCAATGCGACGTCCCAGGAAGCCAAAAACTTCAAGGTCAAGATTCGTCTCAACCCTTCCGAAAAAGACCGGGCTCGCCTGCGGCCGGGCATGTCGGCAACGGCCGTCATTACGACTGACACCCGGCGGGACGTCCTCGTGATTCCCCTCCAAGCACTGGTCAGCCGCGATCCGGCCGATGTATCCACCGCACCGACGCCGTCCACCCCACCACCTGCGGCCGGCAGTGACACCGAGAAGAAACCGGCCAAGCGCGCTGAAGTTTCAGGCGTCTTCGTTGAAGAAGGTGGCAAGGCAAAGTTTGTTCCTGTCACGACCGGCATCCTCGGTGAAACGGACATTGAAATTGTCAATGGCCTGTCTGAGGGGCAAAACATTGTGGTCGGTCCATACCGGCTCCTGCGCACCCTGAAACCTGGCGCGACGATTACCCGTGACGCGCAAACCGGCAATGTTGACAAAGCCAAGGGATAA
- a CDS encoding amidohydrolase family protein, with protein MTILYTAQWVIPVAGVPIQDGAVAVQDGKILTLGPESEVRARLARFGNLETVALGNAAICPGFVNVHAHLELTALRGRLEDLSFFDWIRTLTDLRGAWMQAEDLELSAQWGVVEAIRAGITTLADTETSGAGFRALCAGGLRGIAYQEVFGPDPMQAKKSLAGLKRRIEAQRPAETDLVRLGVSPHAVYSVSALLFRLVIEYAERQGLPVAIHCAESQAEDDFLRTGQGPFAEFLRSRGIGWTPPRVSAIRYLSDLNVLRVKPLLIHAVRATEEDIGLLTFHGARVAHCPKSNAKFGHGIAPVSRMRQRGVRVGLGTDSVASNNVCDLLDEGRFAQLLSRATQGDGQMLPAAALLQWMTLDGACVLGLDDQIGTLEVGKDADLVGISLVGPHLEPVYDPVATVTTAATGRDVVLTVVKGRVVYDGKRVLTLDEEQLRDRLRALAGRLHPSLASIR; from the coding sequence ATGACAATACTTTACACAGCTCAATGGGTGATACCGGTGGCCGGTGTACCGATCCAGGATGGCGCGGTTGCGGTCCAGGACGGAAAGATTCTGACGCTTGGCCCAGAGTCAGAAGTCCGGGCACGACTCGCGCGCTTCGGCAATCTGGAAACTGTGGCACTCGGAAATGCCGCCATCTGTCCGGGTTTCGTCAATGTCCACGCCCACCTTGAGCTGACGGCGCTCCGTGGCCGCCTCGAAGACCTGTCGTTCTTCGATTGGATTCGCACGCTCACCGACTTGCGCGGGGCATGGATGCAGGCCGAAGACCTGGAGCTTTCAGCCCAGTGGGGCGTCGTCGAGGCAATCCGGGCCGGCATCACCACGCTTGCCGATACTGAAACATCCGGCGCTGGTTTTCGCGCCCTGTGCGCCGGTGGTCTGCGGGGCATCGCCTACCAGGAAGTCTTTGGTCCTGACCCGATGCAGGCCAAGAAAAGCTTAGCCGGACTCAAACGGCGCATCGAGGCGCAGCGTCCAGCCGAAACCGACTTGGTACGCCTCGGGGTTTCGCCCCATGCCGTGTATTCCGTCTCGGCGCTCCTGTTCCGACTGGTCATCGAATATGCCGAACGCCAGGGGTTGCCGGTGGCCATCCACTGCGCAGAATCACAAGCCGAGGACGATTTTCTCCGCACTGGGCAGGGACCTTTTGCCGAGTTTTTGCGCAGCCGTGGCATCGGCTGGACCCCACCCCGCGTGTCGGCGATTCGGTATCTCAGCGACCTGAACGTACTGCGTGTCAAGCCGCTACTGATCCACGCCGTCCGCGCCACAGAAGAAGACATCGGCCTGCTGACCTTTCATGGCGCGCGCGTTGCCCATTGCCCCAAGTCGAACGCCAAGTTCGGGCACGGCATTGCCCCGGTAAGCCGAATGCGCCAGCGTGGCGTGCGGGTTGGACTGGGGACGGACAGCGTCGCATCGAACAATGTTTGCGACCTTCTCGATGAAGGGCGGTTTGCCCAGCTCCTGAGCCGCGCCACGCAAGGGGATGGACAGATGCTACCGGCAGCGGCGCTCTTGCAGTGGATGACCCTGGATGGGGCATGCGTGCTCGGACTCGACGACCAAATTGGGACGCTGGAGGTCGGCAAGGACGCCGATCTGGTCGGTATCTCACTGGTTGGACCGCACCTCGAGCCGGTTTATGACCCGGTGGCGACGGTGACAACGGCCGCTACCGGGCGCGACGTGGTGTTGACCGTCGTCAAAGGGCGTGTTGTTTACGATGGGAAACGGGTTCTGACGCTCGATGAAGAACAACTGCGCGACCGCCTTCGCGCGCTCGCCGGGCGCTTGCATCCATCGCTTGCATCCATTAGGTGA
- a CDS encoding YicC/YloC family endoribonuclease produces the protein MKSMTGFGRATVATDEFSLTVELRAVNNRFLDIHARLPSELTATEADFRKLVQSRLQRGRIDATVSLTQHRPVTFLVNIPLVQGYVTALRQAQAATGVAGDFDLSLLARLPGAIQPAMETDEVFAARLSNGLLTAAGQALDALDAMRQTEGRALAMEISARLEAIAERIPVIEAAAATVFDAQRARFERRMQSLLRDLGSIDEGRLAQEAAYAAERCDITEEIARLRSHVAQMRDLLVREAAGIGKAMDFLLQEMNREANTMLSKASDTTVHDVALSVKTEIEKIKEQAQNVE, from the coding sequence ATGAAGAGCATGACGGGTTTTGGCCGCGCCACCGTGGCCACCGATGAATTTTCCCTCACCGTTGAGTTGCGCGCGGTCAACAACCGATTTCTGGACATTCATGCGCGCTTGCCATCCGAGTTGACAGCCACGGAGGCAGACTTTCGCAAGCTTGTGCAGTCACGGTTGCAGCGGGGGCGGATTGACGCCACAGTGAGCTTGACCCAACACCGCCCGGTGACCTTCCTGGTCAATATCCCGCTCGTGCAGGGCTATGTCACGGCGCTCCGCCAAGCCCAGGCGGCAACGGGTGTGGCTGGCGACTTTGACCTGAGTTTGTTGGCACGGCTGCCGGGGGCAATTCAGCCCGCCATGGAGACGGATGAAGTGTTTGCTGCGCGCTTGTCGAATGGACTGCTTACGGCAGCGGGGCAGGCCCTCGACGCCCTCGATGCCATGCGCCAAACTGAAGGACGAGCGCTTGCCATGGAAATCTCGGCGCGGCTGGAGGCAATTGCCGAGCGCATTCCGGTGATTGAGGCGGCGGCAGCCACAGTTTTTGACGCTCAACGGGCGCGATTCGAACGGCGCATGCAGTCTTTGCTCCGCGATCTGGGCAGCATTGATGAAGGCCGCTTGGCACAGGAAGCCGCCTATGCCGCCGAACGCTGTGACATTACAGAAGAAATCGCGCGACTGCGGAGTCATGTTGCCCAAATGCGCGACTTACTCGTTCGTGAGGCAGCCGGTATTGGCAAGGCAATGGATTTTCTCTTACAGGAAATGAATCGTGAAGCGAATACGATGCTTTCCAAGGCCAGTGACACTACGGTTCACGATGTAGCGCTTTCGGTCAAAACCGAAATCGAAAAGATTAAGGAGCAAGCCCAGAATGTTGAATAG
- the gmk gene encoding guanylate kinase, translating to MLNSHLHPRRRGMLVVVSAPSGGGKSTLLRRLLAEVDNLRYSISYTTRPPRPGERDGEHYYFVSPDDFERMREHGEFLESALVHGHFYGTHRKFVEATLDRGQDLILDIDVQGAESLANIMPEATRIFIMPPSYDVLCQRLRARGSDDPAIIARRLRNAGQEVRRFREFHYVVVNDDLDRALQALICIIGAERERWRLTEKALDAIVATFQTGITLLPVEGGYPSYDDTQGN from the coding sequence ATGTTGAATAGCCACCTGCATCCTCGACGCCGCGGCATGCTGGTGGTTGTCTCTGCGCCATCCGGGGGCGGCAAGTCCACCTTGCTGCGGCGGCTCTTGGCTGAAGTGGACAATCTGCGCTACTCAATTTCTTACACCACGCGCCCGCCCCGGCCTGGCGAGCGGGACGGTGAGCATTACTACTTTGTGTCGCCGGATGACTTTGAGCGCATGCGCGAGCACGGGGAATTTTTGGAGTCGGCGCTCGTTCACGGGCACTTTTACGGCACGCACCGCAAGTTTGTTGAAGCAACCTTAGACCGCGGACAAGACCTCATTCTCGATATTGATGTTCAAGGGGCCGAAAGTCTGGCCAACATCATGCCGGAAGCGACGCGAATTTTCATCATGCCGCCAAGCTATGACGTGTTGTGCCAGCGGCTGCGCGCGCGCGGCAGCGATGACCCAGCGATCATTGCGCGCCGCTTGCGAAATGCTGGGCAGGAAGTCAGGCGCTTTCGCGAGTTTCACTATGTCGTCGTCAATGACGACCTCGACCGCGCTCTTCAGGCATTGATCTGTATCATTGGCGCCGAGCGCGAGCGGTGGCGGCTCACCGAAAAAGCGCTCGATGCCATCGTTGCCACTTTTCAAACTGGAATCACCTTGTTGCCAGTAGAAGGAGGATACCCAAGCTATGACGACACCCAAGGAAACTAA
- the rpoZ gene encoding DNA-directed RNA polymerase subunit omega: protein MTTPKETKTEIRTIPDSKYRLILVAAARSKQIQKGREPRVRSANHKPTRIALEEVSQGLVPFEVLPPRESTIPHHEDGIISI, encoded by the coding sequence ATGACGACACCCAAGGAAACTAAAACCGAAATACGTACCATTCCCGACAGCAAGTATCGGTTGATCCTGGTGGCCGCCGCGCGCAGCAAGCAAATCCAAAAGGGACGCGAGCCGCGGGTGCGTTCCGCCAATCACAAACCTACCCGGATTGCACTTGAAGAAGTCAGCCAGGGGTTAGTGCCGTTTGAAGTGCTGCCACCTCGTGAATCAACCATTCCCCATCACGAAGATGGCATCATTAGTATTTAG